The nucleotide sequence GGCAACAGCAATCTACAGGCAGAACTCGTGTGTTGTTGAAGTCATAGGTCAGATGGAGGGAGACGTACCGGCTGCTCCTCCCAGTGCTTTCCCCAAGGTGGAGTTTACAATGTGAACTCTGTCCATCACTCCCAGCAGCTCGTCTGTTCCTCTGCAAAACACAGAGAGTAATATCATTAGTCCATCCCCTCTTAATGCCAGTAAGACCTACAGCTTGACATTACTGAAGAACCTAagtgtgacatctagtggcAGTATCAACAAATGGCTGACACATGTTGCAGTCAGCAATTTGTTGCGTTTGCGTTGCAATTTGCGTTGTTTTTCCTATGAACAAAATCACGTTATTACAATAATTTGAAAGTTGTTGCAATCACAAATTTCTACACATATGGTCTTAAACAAGTGGGGACATCATAAAACCTATATGAAGGCTGACAAGCATGTTCCTGTCTCTATCTTATTATGTCCTTTATCTCTGCTTCCTActtactaattattatttttaatcaaatctcagtctttgtttgtatatgttactttcatgactgtttttgtcattataAATATTTGATGCCATTTTATTCGGTGTAATTTAAAGCATATTGAATACTAAGAAGTCTAAGaagatgcacatttttaatGACGGGACAGACAACCggctgaaatgtttttctacTGATAAACtactataaataaaacactggcTATATAtcaaaaaagactgaaaagaaaTTAGTTTGGTCATTTTCTTAACACTTTTGCTTTATATCAACATCTTACCCACCTGCCCCGGTTCCCCAGGAAGCCTGTGGCGTGACATTCATCTATAAACACCATGGCTCCGTACTGTTCAGCCAGGTCACAGATTCCTTGTAAAGGAGCCACATCTCCATCCATCGAGAAGACTCCATCTGTCACTATCAGGCGCATACGAGATGACTGAGGAGGCAAAAACAGAGTCCTGATGATCAGTGGAGCGAAtactaatcaataatcaatactGTAACCCTTCCCTGACCCTGTCACCTCTGTTATATGGGTTTAATGCATCATGGAACTCAAATGGATTTAAAGACCCTCAAAATCTGGTTTCCCATCTTTAGTATTTCTCTATAATGTTAATAGTCGTGactaaaaaagcaaaaatagaaAAGCATCTTTGGCttatttattaagagtttaacactcaaaaTCTCATCTTCATCATGACTGTGTAGGTGTGGTgagatcagatttgattgacagcgaccaaataaatgaaaaattgcGAAATATAAAACCTAAAGTAACCAAATATAAAGACTCGAATATATAATTATTACTCTGGTAATGATGGAGAATATGACACACTagtcaaatgtgaagattttaacatttcatcagcagcagaaacattttaaaaagccacTTTTCTCTTCTCTACAGCACAGGAAGAAGTCCACACACCTGAGACTCTTTGAGTTTGATCTCCAGGTCACTGAGGTCCATGTGTTTGTAGCGCATCCTCTTTGCCCGACACAGACGGATCCCATCGATAATGGAGGCATGGTTTAGCTCGTCAGACAGTACTGCGTCATCCGGGCCCAACAGAACCTGGTGTGAGAgtcatttgatgttttattgatcataATAGGAAGATTACGTCTGTTCTTGTCACAGTGTAGAGCGTGACATACCTCAAACAGCCCAGCATTAGCATCAAAACAGCTGGCGTAGAGGATGCAGTCCTCCCTCTCATGGAACTCTGCCAGCTTCTGCTCCAGATTTTTGTGTAGATCCTAAAAATCATAGAGTGAACACATGATACAGCTATATGTATTTATCCTTGCACTAACATGCTGATCAAACGGTGTATTAACCTCCATACCTGTGTGCCACAGATGAATCTGACAGAGCTCAGTCCGGCACCGTACGTCTTCAGAGCATCGATACCTGCCTGAATCACCTCTGGATGACTGGACAGACCGAGGTAGTTGTTGGCACAGAAATTCAACATACCTGAGGGAGAGAGTTTCATCAAGAACAGGAAACCTAAAGGTATTAAGGTCATTGCAAGTGAATACACTTTCAATAATGCCATTGTTTACCTTCAATAGAACTCTCTGTATGTATCTTTTGGCAAAAGggcagaaacaaaaaaataatgccAACATTTCAGAACAAAGAGTGACAAAAAGACTGCGCTCCATTGAACACAGTCAGTTCCACACATGGGGGGTTAATGGGCCATTCATAAATCAGCAGAGTCAACCCCTGGCAAAGTTTAAACACTGCCTGGCTGCCTTGACAGAACAGCAAACAGAAGACAGATTAGCTACTCTTCTGTCAGCTACTGTGGCCATTTATAAAGAGTTATATTACAAATTAATAAGGATGTTTCCATTTCTTTGCCCATAGTTTAATATTTCCTTCTTATTTGCTTTGAAAGCCAAGTTTATAACGgcttaatgttaatgttatgaGCTGTCTGTCATTGCAAAATTGTTGTGACTTTGGGCTTAGCTGTAttctttcttattctttattattatattatgttttcgTAATGTCATCTGTTGAATTTCTGGAAAGGTTATGCTAATAGCTGACATGACAATCTCCTCAGTTACTGGCTTGTGTCCTCACCTCATGTAAAGCTGCATGACTTTAGTTACAGTTTGAGTCAAGTTCAGCATCCAGATAACATCGTGACAGAGCGCCAACTAGGGAGACGGTACGTTTAAGGACAGGGTTTCACTGCTACTGTATCAGTATTTATATCCGGTGCTGTTACTATAAAATACTTCCACTCACTGCCACGACTGCCGTCCACGTTGATATGGGGTCCCTGCTTGGACGTGATGATCCTCTCCCCTTTCCACGTCCCCGCGGCTCGGATAGCATCGAGCTCGCCGTTCAGCACAGCTCTGGCTTCAGCGGCGGCGGCGTAGCTCCGACTCACAGCCGAGGCCGAGGGCCGCAGGACGCCCCGAAGAGGCTTCACCAAACCCCGGGCAGCTTTTCCGAGAGACATGACGGTGCCGCCGTGTGTTTACAGAAATTGTGAAACGTGTAGGAAAGCTGGAAAGTACAACAGGAGTCGAGGGGACGCACGTTACGTGACATGGGTCTGGGGCGTAGCGTGGCGGGCCAATCAGATGCCAGGACGCTTGGCAGGTGGCTTGTATTGTCCAATTAGATTCTAGATAGTATTTACTCGATTGCTCAGGCACTGTTGCAGCAATGTGTAGCTTTATATAAACTACTACAATGtgactttgctttatttgatCAAAACCACGTCGCCTCGCACTTTAATACAAAGAAACATCGATATATAGTGTGTTACAAGTAGAAAAACATATGCCGGATGTTATTATTATCCTTTCACCAACTCTCTCTTACACACTGACCCTGTTAACCCTCTGTGGCTCTTAAAATATGTTTGATGCATTCAGTTTAACTTAATATAATGATAGATGTGAATTCGGGATTAAACTAAACATGAAATATGCCCCACATGTAAATTGATAATATGTTAGTATATTTCTGTAAGTATGTCTGCTCTATGAACATCTCTGATATGTGAATTAAGTAAAACCTGCACAGTAATGTGTTTTCAGTATACTCATTAAACTGAAGGCAAGACACCCACAAGTAAAATCTACTTAACACCAGACAGGAATTAAATGACAGTAGGGCTTCACTGAGTCCCATACCTGCAAAGCCATGAATTGGATTATACAGTATGACTTAAGAAACCTTAACGCAGTACACTTCAAggtatgaatgaatgagaacAGACAGACTTCCAGttaatagttttagtttaatATATGACAGCAGTCTGCCATGACTTTCTGTTAAACTTCAAGTAAAACATCTTCACAAGGGGAATGTTGGATGTAAAAAACCTCATGTAGTTTCCTTCCACATcctacaataataataacaacatggAAACAAGCATCAAACTATTATAGCAATAGCTGAGCTTCTCTTACATACAAGTTTACAGTGTTTGCTACTTTGACAGAGGTGTTTTCTGTAACCCACCATGATATTTGACATATACTGTATCACAGCAATATAATACATAATCTATGTtgcaaaagttgtttttctgtaactgtatcctctctctccttcaacAGCAGGAATGTAACCatataaaatgtgcaaatatttgcATTCCACAAATGGACAACTCCTCATAACAATGTCAAGTAAAAACCTCTGTCCTTCAgcaaataacattatttttttatcagttaaaaaaaacagtttgcacCCAAGTAAAGAGCAGTATACACAGATATGACGTCTTTCCTCAAATACGGGCTTCGTTTCCCATGTCAGATGTGCCACTCAACCATTCATCAAAGAGAAATCTGCATCTTTCTGTTGATGGCGCAGGAGCTTCATGAGTATTGTTAGTTTGGCAGGTTTATGTGTAGATTAAGACCCGGAGTGGTTGGTATCCTGTGTGGAGGCGCGGAGAGATGGCAGGCGCTCAGCTGCTTTTGCTCTTTCTGCTAGAAACCTGTCAAactctgcagaggaagagaataACACTTCATTAATTATCTAAAGGAAAATAtggacataaataaataagaaaaaatagtAGATAAGACAATAAGTTACAACCTAGACTTCTACCGGTTCTGTGGACTGTAATTCAGACATCTGTGAGCCAttcatgttaaagtgaaaaacCCTGAACTGATAAATTACCACAATTAGCTAATTTTGTTCTgttacacaataaataaatatatggaCGCAGTCATTCTGGAgtatagattttaaaaaggcatATCTGTGTAGGGTTTCTGTGCTGAATTGGTCTGACTGGAGTAGTTAAATGCTTTTAATACACAGTATTGACGCTTCTAGTGCCACCTAGGGgtcaaatgcaaaaaatattttgtggcAGAAACACTAAATGACATGATATGACATGTTATGAGACTGATGGGTAGAAATCGTTAACAAAGtagtttaaaatgtgttcagcTCCATGTTTAGCCAGTCGATTCAGtgctaaattaatttaaaaacaattttctctTAAAAGTCAAAGTGCCTAGTGTGGACTAGCATTATAACAAGCTTCAAAGCAAATATCCATTGGACTTATCACCAAACAACTCCTAAGACACAGCAGGTGTAGACCAATGCCAGATACAGTACTGGATGATAAAAcctgcacattttaaaaaggaagtAAACTGATCCTCACCTTCACTGGTCACACCATCAGAGTCCTCAAAGTCATCATACTGTGTGACAAACAGAAAagccattttttattttacatacatagacacaacttgaaaaaaaatatagtttaagGATATTTCTACATATTTTGCCATCAAGAGGACTGTGTTCAAAACTCAAAATTATTTGACTGTCTTGATAATGCAGCTTGATGTCGCTTCATTTTaagatgaatcagaaaacaggTTCTCTACTGCTTTCAGATCACACTAGAGGGAGCACAAGATCAGGCTTTTACCACTTCAGCTAGAAAACAAGCTTCATGGATTTAACTTGTTGGAAATTTAACATCAACTCCCTAAAACCAACCACTTTTCATAGATGCAGTTGTTTGCTTTGTGCGCATAAAACTATAATTTTGAATAGCTTGTTATGTTTGCACTGTTATGTTTGTTGCTGTCTATTTTGGCATATCTTTCTTATGCAATTTATTTTACAAGGAAACAACCTGCAAAAATCCCTACATATATTACCTGTAACTGCCACAAGGAAATGTAGTGAATATTTTTGctattaatcatttggtctataaaaatgGTGAGAGATGCTAATCACAATTTCCTTAAGctcaaagtgacattttcacttgtcttgctttgtctgaccaacagtccaaagctccaaaatattcagtttatgatcaCATAAtagacagaaaagcagcaaatcctctgttttgagaggctggaaccagaggaagtttggcatttttggttaaaaaaattacttaaaatagttaaaatagttgttaatcgattaatcgttctaatcatttcagctctatgTAGTTGTTTGGTTGTTCAGAAGATGAAGCATCACAGTACTGTAACTGAACAGCCTTAAGTATTAACAAAGTCAAgctaatgaaataaaaaacaattcagCTATTAACACAATAATATGCAAGTAGAACTGAATTAGTGAAGCTGGACAGTGGATAAAGTGTTGAAATTAACCAAAATGATCCCTTACAATTTAAGAGCTCAGCATGTTGGAAGACTAGACAAGGTTAATGTGCAGATAAATGTTCAATAAAACCAAATAAcacttttattatatttatttaattagagTAAATTTGGTAATCCTGCCGCTCACCTCATCATCCAGCGCTAGCCATTTCTCAATATCATCCATTACATTGGACTGGTTGATAGGAATctaagaaagacagaagagcaACCAGGGTGGTCAGTGGAGTAAAATATGAACCACGGGTTAAACTCCATGAACATTTAACAAAGCTACCAAACcaccaaaaaaaggaaaaacacaaaagaacaacCACATGTCGGTAAGCAAAGCATTAAATGAAGTGAACTACAGGAATGACAAGAATGTAGCACATCAGGACAGTGCAAACCAACACTTGTCATGCTCTTTTGTGGGCGTGGGCACCAGTGTAAAAATATCTTATTGTCTTTTCCTCACCGAACGGCATGCAAACCACTGTTTTATATGATACCTGAGCCACCACACCCAAAAATTGATCCAAAACAAAAGCAATCCAGACCACAGCAAAggtaaatgacaaaaaaaaaacaagagacagaGGGTGTGAAGGGCTGAATCAGTGTAAAACCAAGACACAGACCCACCATTCCCCTTTTTATCATCCAATCTAACTTTGGTGAGGAGCTGCGGGAGGAGGCTGGGCTATCATCCTTCGTGCAcagacagaaagtcattttaGGTGCAAAACAGTTACTGAGACAAAGCAACACATTTAGTCAACTGAGGAACAGCTGGGTTAAGAGATTCTCAGCTGTTTCATAACTGAAACTGTACATAATCAAGTTTCTTAAACTAAATAAGCGATTTCTACACTTCTTTTTCTAGTAGTCCCTAAGGTCACAGATAAGAAAAGATAGGAAGACAGGATAAATCATGTGACTAAACCTATTAAACCATGTAAAAAGCTGAATAACGTGGCATCTTTGCCTACCGTTCCAGTGATTTGTAGTCTGCCGTCCTGGGCTCGAGCCAGGCCGTCCACTTCACTCTGCTCACTGAAACACACGATTGGTAGCTTGGTTAGCTGCCATGTAAGCTAATAATTCAGGTTAACACTCGGTGAAACGCTGGCACGTATCTTTAAAAAGGAATTAGACAGAATGAGCTGGAATTAAACTCACAAAAGATCAACAACCCTGCAAATGCTGTTATTGGAAAAGAGCTGGAGTTCATGActgctctgtgaggttgtaatTACGGTTACagactttgctttgtttttcacacAGCGTTCATTTTGCAGTATACGACTTGTGTTTACTTTGTACGTCTTTGAGGTCACAGAACTAGGATTATGTTTTCTCTGTACCTTGGTCTTTGTTGAGTTGAGATATTTCTTTTCTGTAATAATGTGTCCAAGTCATCTGCTTCACTAGTGCCTGCAAGAAGAACAGCAACATGTAAGAAAGAGCATAGAATAAGTACATGTGGAGGATAACTGACCGTTCACTAGAGGATCATATAATATAGTAGCCTACTCTACCtattaagaaaatgaaaatgtcatctATTCTTTTGCTCTTGCATGTTTGATGTGCACATCGcttcaacatgtggagaaatccaagctaagctatgattggacgATCGCTGTTCGGTGTAGTGGCTTACTGAACAGTCGATCATATAATAAATTTATTAATAAACACACATcgattaataaaaacattttaagattcaATAAGTACTTACTAAGTCTTGCCATCTGACCGGACAAACTGTCAGCTTTTGATTGGCTGAGCGGACTGTCACCGGCGATGGATGCgatctctgattggctgccagACTCCGCTGTGAGATTGAGGTCTGCGAGGTTGACGTATGAGTGGCTCTGAGAGACAATAACAATAAAGTCAATAAAGTCAACGATGCAACCGTTTCATAAAATTATTGAGTGTTGTGCTGCGAAGTAAGAATAGCCGCCATGTTCTTTACCTTCTGTGTCGTGTTTTGACCGTTTGTTATTCGTCTTTCAAACCTGagagcagcagaacaaaatTATATCATCTTTGAATACAGAAATACACCTGTTCTTCATATAATAActtaatataatgataataaatgtagTGAACCTGCTGTAGCGAGTGAAGGCGGTGTTCATCTCATCGTTAGTCGCCAACAACTCTTCAATCAGCTTCTCCTCGCTGAGTCTGGGGACGATCTTCACTATCCTGTCTTGCATTTCCTTACATACTGTGTATAACTGCTAATGACACAATCAGACAAAGAATGTGTGGGTGGGAGGGTTGTGGTGGGTAGGGGGGGGGTTTGTGGTGGGGCGGGACAGATGcaacacaaaaaatgtataaagtACGAGATCAGTTAGGGGTTAACGCAACATGAAaggatggaaacagagagagtgtAAAATACTTCACATCAAAACAACCTgactctgtttgtttttacctcCAGCAGCTCCATGTCTGCTTGTTTTACCGTGACGGGATCCAGCTGACTCATCATGTCTGACATCATAGTCAGGTTGCTCCGCACCACTCCCAGCTCTGCCTTAAGCTTTGTTACCTGGAGTGTAAACAGTATTGACTCAATATATACAATTGTGATAACTTGTTGCAAAGGCGAATGTTGATTTCATAAGTGAGgtgtgagaaaatatttcagCCGCCATGTAAAAAGATAAGTGATTAATGGGACTAAGCtattcaaataataaaatttcCCTCTCTAGTGCAGCAGGGCTTATCACCTGGTTGGGAGTGAGGGCCTCGGTTCCCTCTAGGGCCTGTTTTAGCTCACAGGTCAGGGGTGGGACGAGTGGTTTGGAAGACAGGAGCACAGCAGGAAGAGTAGTGACAGCAGGCCTATTCTCAGGCAAAGTCTGGTGAGCGAGGCACAGAAATGACCCGAAAAGAAAAGTGACCATAGATGATAGATAGCACCCAAGTATCAGGAGTAAAACAAAGTGCATGTTTGTACCTTTTTGGGAGCTTGGACGGGTGAGTAGCCGTCAAGCTCTGTCATGGGGAACTCAAGTCCTTTCCTTCGCAGGTCTTCGTACACTGACACCACACCCGTCAGGTCGGGTGAGCTGCGGAATGCATCAGCCCACGCCTAGAcgaaagaaaacaacacaaattattaCCAGGAGGCAGAGCAAGGTGACAACGCCAAGActcttaattatttttgttccaTGCCGCCACACCTCACCTGTATTATGCTGAGCACTCTGTCATGCAGGATCAAAGGAGGGTTGTTCCTCGGGATGATCGCCCGCACCAGAACCCCCTCGATAAAATCCCGCGTTGTCACCAGGATGTGAAACCTGTAGCCGCAGTTCTTCACACACGTCTCCAGGACCTCACATCACAAGGAGACATGGAGAATAAGAGAGAGTAGATGGCAAAAGGTTGTATTATACAACTCAAACCACGTCTGATATCTGACAACACTCACAGTGAGCGTCAGCATGACCTCCTTAAAGTTCTTGTTCCCCACAATTCTTTTCTTTACAGCTCTGATTGCATCTCTGGGTCTGGAATTAGAGAATTTCCAAAGGTTAGAGGCATGCAGCGTCCAGAGTTTGTTCCTGATGCCGACAGATAACAggcacactcatgcacacacacccttccTCTGAGCTGTTGATCACATCACAGATTTCCATGTTGAGTGCCCAGTCGTCGGACGGCAGGCTGGAGTTGGTCGCACGCTCTGTAAAAGTGAGGAGGAATATGACACTGCTGAATAGTATGAAACTGCCAAGTGTTGATgaagtattcagattctttacttaagtaaaagtaccattaaacaatggaaaaatactcATTACAAgtttaaatcctgcattcaaaatcctaCACTACTggttttaactactttatatatactGGTATGAATTAGtatagtccagtggttcccaacctgaggGTCAAGCCCTTTtgaagggtcacaagataaatctgaggggtcatgggGGGTAGAAAAATGgggtagaaaaataaaaaaactggaCTGAATCTTTGAGTTTTTTATATTGGATAATTTGATCTCTTTAGGCCTTAAATAATTGTTTGAGGGATGTTTCAAGGGTAAATCTCTCTAatttggtggaactgctaacaagtcatagacatctgaaacgtGACGAGGGGCCCTAACCAGACGTTATACAGacatgtaaaatcttaatttaaaaGGTACGTGACAAGTAACTatttctgtcaaataaatggaaatcaacatttccctctgacatgttGTGTAGAAGTACCTCACAACTGTATTTAAGCACAAatctttccaccactggaaatAAATGATGTAGTAATTACATTTCAATTAGAAATGTATCTAGATCGCCTTTAGGGTtattgataagatgattttgtcATTCATTTATGCTTAGTACATGTTTCtcacattataataataatttaatcttGAACAACACTTTACAGTAACTACagttaagtgtattttccaactACCTCtgccaaacaaataaaaaaatcaatccaCAAACTCATTTCCTTGCTTTAATGACTAACTATCATTTTCCATCAGTCAATGAAACACATGTGGCTGCAGCAGAATAAAGGCTGCATGTAATTTGGGTCAGGAGGATGTCGGTCACTTTTAGTCCCACCCGGCTGTAAACTGACACGATGACAACCAATCAACTTGAGCCTCTCAGCGTCTTTATCCCGCCTCTGCCAAATCATTGATGAGCGGATGCGTCAATCAAAGCATAAGCCGTTGCTTCTCTGTCAGTGTGAATAAATGTAACTTAAACTCATTATGTTAACGTGTTGACATTATAAACCTGTTAGCTCgtgcaataaaacattttacaatgaAAACGGAAGAGCAGCTCGACAGAAATGTGAATACTGGCGGTTAACGACTCCAGTAAATATGACTGAGCATGAATGCACCATTTGGTTATTACAATGTAACGATGGGTGATGGTAATAAAACAGCTTACCGATCCGCTGCCCCACCGGCGTGCTGAACGGATTCCCCATTAAAAACTCCATGATGAGGGCGGTGAGGGCCCAGCAAAGCACCGACGTCCCCGGTACCGAGACGTCTGCACCAACCAGCGGCTCGCTCctgcagactgctgctgctgctgctcgcaCAACAAAGTGGGGCACTAGTTGAACTGCGTCACGCTTTAAAGGGAAAGCAGCATACAGTCATCAGATGGTCGGTGTAATATTGATCATAACTGCGCCACACACAGGCATGTTTTATGTCTGCACTCACCGCTGAGAAGTGCTCCGAGGAAGTCTTTCCTGTCTTTATATTAGCTGTTCTAATAATAACACTGCTACATTTCCAGATGATGTGGCCTAACAGTATATAAGGGGAATGTCATCTGTTGCTATGAAGACTGAGGAAACATACAGTAGCCTGTGTATGCTGCAATATACATACTAGGGtatataagataagataagatatactttattgtCCCCTTTGGG is from Thunnus maccoyii chromosome 18, fThuMac1.1, whole genome shotgun sequence and encodes:
- the gcat gene encoding 2-amino-3-ketobutyrate coenzyme A ligase, mitochondrial codes for the protein MSLGKAARGLVKPLRGVLRPSASAVSRSYAAAAEARAVLNGELDAIRAAGTWKGERIITSKQGPHINVDGSRGSMLNFCANNYLGLSSHPEVIQAGIDALKTYGAGLSSVRFICGTQDLHKNLEQKLAEFHEREDCILYASCFDANAGLFEVLLGPDDAVLSDELNHASIIDGIRLCRAKRMRYKHMDLSDLEIKLKESQSSRMRLIVTDGVFSMDGDVAPLQGICDLAEQYGAMVFIDECHATGFLGNRGRGTDELLGVMDRVHIVNSTLGKALGGAAGGYTVGPKPLIDLLRQRSRPYLFSNSLPPPVVGCATRAVELLLASNEIAQSMAAKTMRFRNKMSQAGFTIAGSAHPICPVMLGDARLASLMADDMLKLGVYVIGFSYPVVPKGKARIRVQISAAHTDEDIDHCIDAFIQTGRKHGVVS
- the tom1 gene encoding target of Myb protein 1 isoform X2, with the translated sequence MEFLMGNPFSTPVGQRIERATNSSLPSDDWALNMEICDVINSSEEGPRDAIRAVKKRIVGNKNFKEVMLTLTVLETCVKNCGYRFHILVTTRDFIEGVLVRAIIPRNNPPLILHDRVLSIIQAWADAFRSSPDLTGVVSVYEDLRRKGLEFPMTELDGYSPVQAPKKTLPENRPAVTTLPAVLLSSKPLVPPLTCELKQALEGTEALTPNQVTKLKAELGVVRSNLTMMSDMMSQLDPVTVKQADMELLEQLYTVCKEMQDRIVKIVPRLSEEKLIEELLATNDEMNTAFTRYSRFERRITNGQNTTQKSHSYVNLADLNLTAESGSQSEIASIAGDSPLSQSKADSLSGQMARLSTSEADDLDTLLQKRNISTQQRPSEQSEVDGLARAQDGRLQITGTIPINQSNVMDDIEKWLALDDEYDDFEDSDGVTSEEFDRFLAERAKAAERLPSLRASTQDTNHSGS
- the tom1 gene encoding target of Myb protein 1 isoform X1, with protein sequence MEFLMGNPFSTPVGQRIERATNSSLPSDDWALNMEICDVINSSEEGPRDAIRAVKKRIVGNKNFKEVMLTLTVLETCVKNCGYRFHILVTTRDFIEGVLVRAIIPRNNPPLILHDRVLSIIQAWADAFRSSPDLTGVVSVYEDLRRKGLEFPMTELDGYSPVQAPKKVTKLKAELGVVRSNLTMMSDMMSQLDPVTVKQADMELLEQLYTVCKEMQDRIVKIVPRLSEEKLIEELLATNDEMNTAFTRYSRFERRITNGQNTTQKSHSYVNLADLNLTAESGSQSEIASIAGDSPLSQSKADSLSGQMARLSTSEADDLDTLLQKRNISTQQRPSEQSEVDGLARAQDGRLQITGTIPINQSNVMDDIEKWLALDDEYDDFEDSDGVTSEEFDRFLAERAKAAERLPSLRASTQDTNHSGS